A region of Flavobacterium indicum GPTSA100-9 = DSM 17447 DNA encodes the following proteins:
- a CDS encoding lytic transglycosylase domain-containing protein, which yields MRKLLIIALSVMAGEFSIAQESQEKELPLFAPKVSYLDSLKSTFVNHSTSSCIDERWMNELANSQLSKEMFYDIEHLNIDEKVNYDFDTELFKNRLKKLDARSPFVIEYNPTLENTIKAFLKNRSKSIERQMALAEYYFPMFEEHLAKYNLPLEIKYLAIVESALNPKAKSRVGAGGIWQFMPATGKQYKLDISSYIDERHDPLKATEAMCHYMTNMYAIFGDWSLVLASYNCGPGNVSKAIRRAGGSTDYWEIRKYLPQETANYVPAFLATMYIYEFKKEYGLVPQKASVTYFETDTVAVKKAMSFKQLSELLDVSIEELEFFNPTYSKNHIPSYEDEIYFLRLPKNKIGLFVSNEEKIYAYVDYLENEKIRKAQLAKVQKRDSIAKKDSVAIALATTGDVEYEKVIEKRIKEIIKKDYHKVKKGETLSEIADKHNVSITDLRKWNKIKGSNINFGQSLVIQTKKKVSVNEVVKKPIKKSEIKPSETDVLVADTNPTDKTAESKEVVTTSAKKDRIEIKEDFYIVQKGDSIFSITKKFPNLTVEDLKKKNNLPNNNIQPGMKLKIQG from the coding sequence ATGAGAAAATTATTGATTATTGCTTTGTCTGTAATGGCAGGAGAGTTTTCAATAGCTCAAGAAAGTCAAGAGAAAGAATTACCATTATTTGCCCCAAAAGTATCGTACTTAGATTCTCTAAAATCGACTTTTGTAAACCATTCTACTAGTTCATGTATCGATGAACGATGGATGAATGAATTGGCAAATTCGCAACTTTCTAAAGAAATGTTTTATGACATTGAACATTTAAACATTGATGAGAAAGTAAATTATGATTTTGATACCGAGTTATTTAAAAACAGATTAAAAAAATTAGACGCACGTTCACCATTTGTAATTGAGTACAACCCAACGTTAGAAAATACCATTAAAGCCTTCTTAAAAAACAGAAGTAAAAGTATTGAACGTCAAATGGCTTTGGCGGAATATTACTTTCCAATGTTTGAAGAGCATTTGGCAAAATATAATTTACCTTTAGAAATTAAATACTTAGCTATTGTAGAGTCTGCTTTAAATCCAAAAGCAAAATCTAGAGTAGGAGCTGGTGGTATTTGGCAGTTCATGCCTGCTACTGGGAAGCAGTATAAATTAGACATTTCTTCTTATATTGATGAACGACACGACCCATTAAAAGCTACGGAGGCTATGTGTCATTACATGACTAATATGTATGCTATTTTTGGCGATTGGAGTTTAGTGTTAGCTTCTTATAATTGTGGCCCAGGAAATGTGTCTAAAGCAATTCGTAGAGCTGGCGGAAGTACTGATTATTGGGAAATTAGAAAGTATTTACCACAAGAAACAGCCAATTACGTTCCTGCATTTTTAGCAACAATGTACATTTATGAGTTTAAGAAAGAATATGGATTAGTGCCTCAAAAAGCGAGTGTTACTTACTTTGAAACAGATACAGTTGCTGTAAAAAAGGCAATGAGCTTCAAACAATTGTCTGAACTTTTAGATGTTTCTATAGAAGAATTGGAGTTCTTTAATCCAACCTACAGTAAAAACCATATTCCTTCATACGAAGACGAGATTTATTTTTTACGATTACCAAAAAATAAAATTGGATTATTTGTTTCAAATGAAGAAAAAATCTATGCCTATGTTGATTATTTAGAAAATGAAAAAATACGTAAGGCACAACTTGCAAAGGTTCAAAAAAGAGACAGTATTGCTAAAAAAGATTCTGTCGCTATTGCTTTAGCTACTACAGGAGATGTAGAATATGAAAAAGTCATTGAAAAAAGAATAAAAGAAATAATCAAAAAAGACTATCATAAAGTTAAAAAAGGCGAAACACTTTCTGAAATTGCAGACAAACACAATGTTTCCATTACTGATTTAAGAAAATGGAACAAAATTAAAGGAAGCAATATAAACTTTGGTCAGTCTTTGGTTATTCAAACCAAGAAGAAAGTTTCGGTCAATGAAGTGGTTAAAAAACCAATTAAGAAATCCGAGATAAAACCTTCTGAAACAGATGTATTAGTGGCAGATACTAACCCAACAGATAAAACAGCGGAATCAAAAGAAGTTGTTACTACTTCTGCTAAAAAAGATCGAATTGAAATTAAAGAAGACTTTTATATTGTTCAAAAAGGTGACTCTATTTTTTCTATCACAAAAAAATTCCCTAATTTAACTGTGGAAGATTTAAAAAAGAAAAATAACTTACCAAATAACAATATTCAACCTGGAATGAAATTAAAAATTCAAGGTTAA
- a CDS encoding GNAT family N-acetyltransferase, with amino-acid sequence MLEFKIKRFNELSIVELYELLRLRSEVFVVEQNCVYQDIDGKDEKAIHVLGYSNGILVAYSRLFAPGYYFDNASIGRVIVKADFRDKKFGHDLMKKAIETIEKAFNTLAITISAQQYLKKFYESHGFVQTSEMYLEDDIPHIQMMRNA; translated from the coding sequence ATGTTAGAATTTAAAATAAAGCGATTTAACGAACTTTCTATTGTTGAGTTGTATGAATTACTACGATTACGCTCAGAAGTCTTTGTAGTAGAGCAAAATTGCGTGTATCAAGATATTGATGGTAAAGATGAGAAAGCAATACACGTTTTAGGGTATAGTAATGGTATTTTAGTGGCATATTCTCGTTTATTTGCACCAGGTTACTATTTTGACAATGCTTCAATAGGACGTGTTATTGTTAAAGCAGATTTTCGCGATAAAAAATTTGGTCATGACTTAATGAAAAAAGCAATTGAAACCATTGAGAAAGCGTTTAATACGTTAGCAATAACTATTTCTGCCCAGCAATACTTAAAAAAGTTTTATGAAAGTCATGGTTTTGTTCAAACCAGTGAAATGTATTTAGAAGACGATATTCCTCATATTCAAATGATGAGAAATGCGTAA
- a CDS encoding OmpA family protein: MKKITLLLFLFFSLISLAQEETVHSIYFESDVSELKPLQSEAVVEFLKLIDTTRLESISIFGYCDDVGKVDYNYKLSQKRANGVKDMLIKKGVKLKIIVTIEGKGKVLIDEDLEENVPEARSKNRRVDVVLNFKPLVIEELNIPGIYKTIRKDAVEGDRVYLENVLFEKGSSNLTASSKKELDKMVLLLKRNPKICIEIQGHVCCTPTFQKEAIDKHTKKRELSVNRAKRVYRYFQEKGISVTRMTYKGYGNTQPLGKDVQFDRRVELVITKIK; encoded by the coding sequence ATGAAGAAAATCACCCTACTTTTATTTTTATTTTTTTCATTAATAAGTCTTGCCCAAGAAGAAACAGTACATTCTATTTATTTTGAATCAGATGTATCTGAATTAAAACCGTTACAATCTGAAGCAGTAGTGGAATTTTTAAAGTTAATTGATACAACCCGTTTAGAAAGTATTTCCATTTTTGGGTATTGTGACGATGTTGGTAAAGTAGATTACAATTACAAATTGTCTCAAAAAAGAGCCAATGGTGTAAAAGACATGTTGATTAAAAAAGGGGTGAAATTAAAAATTATCGTTACCATTGAAGGGAAAGGTAAGGTTTTAATAGATGAAGATTTAGAAGAAAATGTACCGGAAGCCCGTTCCAAAAACCGTCGTGTGGATGTGGTGTTAAACTTTAAACCTTTAGTAATTGAAGAATTAAACATTCCAGGAATTTACAAAACCATTCGAAAAGATGCGGTGGAAGGCGATCGCGTTTATTTAGAAAACGTGTTATTTGAAAAAGGGAGTAGTAACTTAACTGCTTCTTCTAAAAAAGAATTAGACAAAATGGTATTATTATTAAAACGTAATCCTAAAATATGTATTGAAATACAAGGACATGTATGTTGCACGCCTACTTTTCAAAAAGAAGCTATTGACAAACACACTAAAAAAAGAGAGCTTTCTGTAAACCGAGCCAAAAGAGTCTATCGTTACTTTCAAGAAAAAGGAATTAGTGTAACCCGAATGACGTATAAAGGTTATGGCAATACACAACCGCTAGGAAAAGATGTTCAATTTGACCGAAGAGTGGAATTGGTTATTACTAAAATAAAATAA
- a CDS encoding S41 family peptidase: MKFSLKKKIVIPTVLSGFLLVGMSFQNDFFELAKQIEIFTSMFKVVNQNYVDETNPGNIMDVAIKGMLKELDPYTVFFNEQDVLKYKINNTGEYTGIGALITRRDGQLILREVYQNMPADKAGFKAGDIITQIGDVNLKDFKEDASALLKGAKNTKIDILYTRQGVQKKGQIVLDEVEIKAVPYYKLLANQTGYIVLSKFNEKASAETKEALLKLKEQGATKIILDLRDNPGGLLHEAVNICNLFVPKDEVIVTTKSKNTVHNHTYKTRNEPVDTEIPLAVIVNDRSASASEIVSGALQDLDRAVIVGNRSFGKGLVQRPFNLAYGTQVKVTISKYYTPSGRCIQATDYSKKDENGKPIKTSEKEYNAFKTKKGRTVYDGGGVLPDVEILDMKLSTIGRNINETDAIFDFATVLYYKNPNAKMPTMISDAEFNEFKAYLKKEKIEINTNTEKNLKSLLEAAKKEKIDNEISVEVKQLEAAIDRSKDKELDKQKEEIKRLLYQELLLRYGYRNAFYDYVSSKYSDVSKAMQLVNTPAEYNKILKK, encoded by the coding sequence ATGAAATTTTCGTTAAAAAAGAAAATTGTAATTCCAACGGTCTTATCGGGCTTTTTGTTGGTGGGAATGAGTTTTCAAAATGATTTTTTTGAATTAGCCAAACAAATCGAAATTTTCACATCCATGTTTAAAGTCGTTAACCAAAATTATGTGGATGAAACCAATCCAGGCAATATAATGGATGTGGCGATAAAAGGAATGCTAAAGGAATTGGATCCCTACACTGTTTTTTTTAATGAACAAGACGTGTTGAAATACAAAATTAACAACACGGGAGAATACACAGGAATTGGTGCTTTAATTACACGTCGCGACGGACAATTAATTCTTAGAGAAGTATACCAAAACATGCCTGCCGATAAAGCCGGCTTCAAAGCTGGAGACATCATAACGCAAATTGGAGATGTAAATTTAAAAGACTTTAAGGAAGACGCTTCTGCCCTATTAAAAGGAGCTAAAAACACCAAAATTGACATTTTATACACTCGTCAAGGAGTTCAAAAAAAAGGACAAATTGTTTTAGATGAGGTCGAAATAAAAGCCGTTCCGTATTATAAATTATTAGCCAATCAAACCGGTTATATTGTGCTGTCTAAGTTCAATGAAAAAGCTTCAGCAGAAACCAAAGAAGCCTTATTGAAATTAAAAGAACAAGGAGCTACCAAAATTATTTTAGATTTACGAGACAATCCGGGCGGACTTTTACACGAAGCCGTAAATATTTGTAATTTATTTGTGCCTAAAGACGAGGTTATTGTAACAACAAAATCAAAAAACACAGTTCATAATCATACCTATAAAACCAGAAACGAACCCGTAGATACTGAAATTCCATTAGCGGTAATAGTTAATGATAGAAGTGCATCGGCTTCAGAAATTGTGTCAGGAGCCTTACAAGATTTAGACCGTGCGGTGATTGTTGGTAACAGAAGTTTCGGAAAAGGATTGGTACAACGCCCGTTTAATTTAGCCTATGGTACACAAGTAAAAGTTACAATTTCTAAATACTACACACCTTCGGGAAGATGCATTCAGGCAACAGATTACAGTAAAAAAGATGAAAATGGCAAACCCATTAAAACCTCTGAAAAAGAATACAATGCCTTCAAAACTAAAAAAGGAAGAACCGTGTATGATGGTGGTGGAGTTTTGCCTGATGTTGAAATTTTAGACATGAAATTAAGCACTATCGGAAGAAATATCAATGAAACTGATGCTATTTTTGATTTTGCCACGGTATTGTATTATAAAAATCCAAATGCCAAAATGCCAACTATGATTTCAGACGCGGAGTTTAATGAGTTTAAAGCCTATTTAAAGAAAGAGAAAATCGAAATTAACACTAATACCGAAAAAAACTTAAAAAGTCTTTTAGAAGCTGCTAAAAAAGAAAAAATAGACAACGAAATTTCTGTTGAAGTAAAACAATTGGAAGCTGCAATTGATCGTTCAAAAGACAAAGAATTAGACAAACAAAAAGAAGAAATCAAACGATTACTGTATCAAGAGTTATTGTTAAGATATGGATACAGAAATGCCTTTTATGATTATGTTTCTTCAAAATACAGCGATGTTTCTAAAGCCATGCAACTTGTAAATACCCCGGCAGAATATAACAAAATATTAAAAAAATAA
- the rnpA gene encoding ribonuclease P protein component: protein MKYTYPKHEKLKSKKIIDLLFSEGQSVSKYPLRLVYVPITEENYTFLKNQNPDLGPLQMGVSVSKKYFKKAVDRNYFKRVLRECYRLNKTLLLEKLDQPYAFMFFYQTKERLSYQEIEEKTIQLFEKFQTKNK from the coding sequence ATGAAATATACCTATCCCAAACACGAAAAATTAAAAAGCAAGAAAATCATCGATCTTTTGTTCTCTGAAGGTCAATCGGTTTCTAAATATCCGTTGCGTTTAGTGTATGTGCCCATTACAGAAGAAAATTATACCTTTTTAAAAAATCAAAATCCCGACTTAGGACCGCTTCAAATGGGGGTTTCGGTTTCTAAAAAATACTTTAAAAAGGCGGTTGACCGAAATTATTTTAAACGTGTTTTGAGAGAATGTTATCGTTTAAATAAAACATTATTACTAGAGAAATTAGACCAACCCTATGCGTTCATGTTTTTTTACCAAACCAAAGAGCGCCTTTCCTATCAAGAAATTGAAGAAAAAACCATTCAATTGTTTGAAAAATTCCAAACTAAAAACAAGTAA
- a CDS encoding M1 family metallopeptidase yields the protein MKQLFVLGITLIGFQLKAQNHPNPGYWQQHVDYKMDVQMDVKKYQYKGKQELQYTNNSPDTLKKVYYHLYPNAFQPGSAMDIRLQTIKDPDKRMVRTFKKENKEVKESRISTLKPDEIGYLKIANFKENGVAAETKVVGTILEVTLPQPIVPKQTVSFTLDFDGQVPLQIRRSGRNSEENVALSMTQWYPKMAEYDFEGWQADPYIGREFHGVWGNFDVKITIDKDYTIGGTGYLQNKNEIGKGYEDAGVQVIYPKKTKTLTWHFIAPNVHDFAWGADKEYIHDKIMGENNVELHFFYKNKPENIENWKKFQPKTAELLAFFNKHVGPYPYKQYSVVQGGDGGMEYAMCTLITGNRSYGSLVGVTAHEFAHSWFQHILATNESKHCWMDEGFTSYISDLAMHQVLPPKEPESPFADAFKNYIYIATSGKEQPLTTHADRYDLNMAYGIAAYSKGEVFLAQLGYIIGQENLEKTIKRYYHDFKFTHPTPNDIKKSAERVTGANLDWYLNEWTQTTNTIDYAVKEVQEAGQKTKVVLERKGRMPMPIDLIVEYTDGTKEYIYIPNTLMRWEKPNAYPALKRTVVAGWDWAFTNYTIELEKTKSQIKSVTIDPSGLLADIKPEDNKIEITK from the coding sequence ATGAAACAACTTTTCGTTTTAGGAATTACTTTGATTGGATTCCAATTAAAAGCACAAAACCATCCGAATCCTGGCTATTGGCAGCAACACGTGGATTACAAAATGGATGTTCAAATGGATGTAAAAAAATACCAATACAAAGGAAAACAAGAATTACAATACACCAATAATTCACCAGATACACTAAAAAAAGTGTATTATCATTTGTACCCCAATGCCTTCCAACCCGGAAGCGCCATGGATATTCGTTTACAAACGATAAAAGATCCAGATAAACGCATGGTTCGAACGTTTAAAAAAGAAAATAAAGAGGTTAAAGAAAGTAGAATCAGCACTTTAAAACCGGATGAAATTGGTTATTTAAAAATTGCTAATTTCAAAGAAAATGGAGTGGCTGCAGAAACAAAAGTAGTAGGTACCATATTAGAAGTTACTTTACCTCAACCGATAGTACCAAAACAAACGGTTTCATTTACATTAGATTTTGACGGACAAGTGCCTTTACAAATCCGTCGTTCGGGAAGAAATTCGGAAGAAAATGTGGCTTTATCTATGACGCAATGGTATCCTAAAATGGCGGAATACGATTTCGAAGGTTGGCAAGCTGATCCATACATTGGAAGAGAATTTCACGGAGTATGGGGAAATTTTGATGTGAAAATCACAATCGACAAAGACTATACGATTGGCGGTACTGGTTATCTACAAAACAAAAATGAAATAGGAAAAGGGTATGAAGACGCCGGTGTTCAAGTCATTTACCCTAAAAAAACCAAAACCTTAACTTGGCACTTTATAGCACCTAATGTGCATGATTTTGCTTGGGGTGCCGACAAAGAATACATTCATGATAAAATAATGGGAGAAAACAATGTAGAATTGCATTTCTTCTATAAAAACAAACCAGAAAACATTGAAAACTGGAAAAAATTCCAACCAAAAACAGCGGAGTTACTTGCGTTTTTCAACAAACATGTTGGTCCTTATCCGTACAAACAATATTCAGTTGTACAAGGCGGTGATGGCGGTATGGAATATGCTATGTGTACATTAATTACGGGAAACAGAAGCTATGGTAGTTTAGTGGGAGTTACAGCACACGAATTTGCTCACAGTTGGTTCCAACATATTTTAGCGACGAATGAATCGAAACATTGTTGGATGGATGAAGGATTTACATCTTACATTTCTGATTTGGCTATGCACCAAGTTTTACCACCAAAAGAACCAGAAAGTCCATTTGCAGATGCCTTTAAAAATTATATTTATATTGCAACTAGTGGAAAAGAACAACCTTTAACAACTCATGCTGATCGCTACGATTTAAACATGGCTTATGGCATTGCAGCCTATAGTAAAGGTGAAGTATTCTTAGCCCAGTTAGGCTATATAATTGGACAAGAAAATCTTGAAAAAACCATCAAACGTTACTACCACGATTTTAAATTTACACATCCTACTCCAAACGATATTAAAAAATCGGCAGAACGTGTTACAGGAGCTAATTTAGATTGGTATTTAAACGAATGGACTCAAACGACGAATACGATTGATTATGCGGTTAAAGAAGTACAAGAAGCCGGACAAAAAACGAAAGTCGTATTGGAACGCAAAGGAAGAATGCCTATGCCCATTGATTTAATTGTGGAATATACTGATGGTACTAAAGAATACATTTATATTCCTAATACATTAATGCGATGGGAAAAACCAAATGCTTACCCCGCCTTAAAAAGAACGGTTGTAGCCGGATGGGATTGGGCTTTTACTAATTATACCATAGAATTAGAAAAAACAAAATCACAAATTAAATCAGTAACTATTGACCCAAGTGGTTTATTAGCAGATATTAAGCCGGAAGACAATAAAATTGAAATAACGAAATAA
- a CDS encoding S8 family serine peptidase, producing the protein MKKLFRPYYLSVAFALALASCGPAKVIPTPVENIDKMPLKTTPLKEKDLQRWSHLDLVKDTVPGMSVDKAYAELLKGKKGQKVIVGIVDSGVDINHEDLKAVIWTNPKEIAGNNIDDDKNGYVDDIHGWNFLGNAVHEQLELTRIVKKGPGTPDYDKAKAELEKQIQDLQGNKQQLDFILKAEKTIKDHLKKDNFTLEEVKAIQSDDTNVKQAKAMFTQILSGTSKADFDKEIVEFKDYVYGQLDYNLNVNFDGRKVVGDNPDDLKDTKYGNNNVVGPEPKEAKHGTHVAGIVAQVRGNKLGGDGVTNNAQIMAVRAVPNGDEYDKDIALGIRYAVDNGAKVINGSFGKYFSQHKEWVIEAIKYAESKDVLVVIAAGNESYDLDVTNKYPNDTYDGSPEFASNVLIIGALAPNYGSKMIAGFSNYGKNNVDIYAPGEKIYATTPLNTYEYLQGTSMASPNVAGVATLIRSYYPSLTAKQVKQIIMESGTSLTNTVTVGEDKHKVNFKDASKSGKIVNAYNALLLAEKMAKK; encoded by the coding sequence ATGAAAAAATTATTTAGACCTTATTATTTATCTGTTGCTTTTGCATTAGCGCTTGCAAGCTGTGGACCTGCAAAAGTAATTCCAACTCCTGTTGAAAATATTGACAAAATGCCTTTGAAAACCACTCCCTTAAAAGAGAAAGATTTACAAAGATGGAGTCATTTGGATTTAGTAAAAGACACTGTTCCTGGAATGAGTGTGGATAAAGCGTATGCTGAACTATTAAAAGGTAAAAAAGGACAAAAAGTTATAGTAGGAATTGTTGATTCTGGAGTAGATATTAACCATGAAGATTTAAAGGCAGTTATTTGGACGAATCCAAAAGAAATTGCAGGGAACAATATTGACGACGATAAAAACGGGTATGTTGATGATATTCATGGATGGAATTTCCTTGGAAATGCGGTGCATGAACAATTAGAATTAACTCGTATAGTTAAAAAAGGCCCTGGAACACCAGATTATGACAAAGCTAAAGCGGAATTAGAAAAACAAATTCAAGATTTACAAGGCAATAAACAACAATTGGATTTTATCCTGAAAGCTGAAAAAACAATTAAAGATCATTTAAAGAAAGATAACTTTACTTTAGAAGAAGTAAAAGCAATTCAATCAGATGATACAAATGTAAAACAAGCGAAAGCAATGTTTACTCAAATTTTATCAGGAACTTCTAAAGCAGATTTTGACAAAGAAATTGTTGAATTTAAAGATTATGTTTATGGGCAATTAGACTATAATCTTAATGTTAATTTTGACGGAAGAAAAGTAGTTGGAGATAATCCTGACGACTTGAAAGACACTAAATACGGAAATAATAATGTAGTAGGTCCGGAACCTAAAGAAGCAAAACACGGCACACACGTAGCGGGAATTGTGGCTCAAGTAAGAGGAAACAAACTTGGCGGCGATGGTGTTACCAACAATGCGCAAATTATGGCGGTAAGAGCTGTTCCTAATGGAGATGAGTATGATAAAGACATTGCGTTAGGAATTCGATATGCAGTAGATAATGGTGCAAAAGTAATTAACGGATCTTTTGGTAAGTATTTTTCTCAACATAAAGAATGGGTAATTGAGGCTATCAAATATGCGGAGTCTAAAGATGTGTTGGTAGTTATTGCGGCTGGAAATGAATCATATGATTTAGATGTTACCAACAAATACCCGAACGACACTTATGATGGAAGTCCTGAATTTGCATCAAATGTGTTAATCATTGGTGCTTTAGCTCCAAATTATGGTTCAAAAATGATTGCTGGTTTCTCTAACTATGGAAAAAACAATGTAGACATTTACGCACCAGGAGAAAAAATCTACGCTACTACACCGCTAAATACCTATGAATATTTACAAGGTACATCGATGGCTTCTCCTAATGTAGCTGGTGTTGCCACATTAATTCGTTCATACTATCCTAGTTTAACCGCGAAGCAAGTAAAACAAATTATTATGGAAAGTGGTACGTCCTTAACCAATACAGTAACTGTTGGGGAAGACAAACACAAAGTGAATTTCAAAGACGCTTCAAAATCTGGAAAAATTGTAAATGCATATAATGCGTTACTTTTAGCAGAGAAAATGGCTAAAAAATAA
- a CDS encoding MBL fold metallo-hydrolase, whose protein sequence is MKIHAIEAGNFKLDGGAMFGVVPKTIWSKTNPADANNLIDIAARCLLIEEGNRLILIDTGMGNKQSDKFFSYYSLWGDHSLDASLQKAGFHRDDITDVFMTHLHFDHCGGSVNWNKDKTGYEVAFKNATFWTNENHWEWATKPNPREKASFLLENLIPMQESGQLKFINRPDSDFGFSNELGFDILYVDGHTEKQMLPHIQYKGKTIVFCADLLATAGHVPIPYVMGYDTRPLLTMNEKTKFMNEAADQNYLLWLEHDAHNPIVTVEKTEKGVRLKETLSLNDVL, encoded by the coding sequence ATGAAAATACATGCTATTGAAGCCGGGAATTTTAAACTAGATGGAGGTGCCATGTTTGGCGTAGTACCAAAAACTATTTGGAGCAAAACCAATCCGGCGGATGCCAATAATTTAATAGATATTGCAGCTCGTTGCTTATTAATTGAAGAGGGTAACCGACTCATTTTAATTGACACAGGAATGGGTAATAAACAATCCGATAAGTTTTTTAGTTATTACTCGCTTTGGGGCGATCATTCTCTGGATGCCTCTTTACAAAAAGCAGGTTTTCATAGAGACGACATCACGGATGTTTTTATGACACACTTGCATTTCGACCATTGTGGAGGAAGTGTCAATTGGAACAAAGATAAAACTGGATATGAAGTAGCTTTCAAAAACGCCACTTTTTGGACCAATGAAAATCATTGGGAATGGGCTACAAAGCCTAACCCAAGAGAAAAAGCTTCTTTTTTACTTGAAAATTTAATTCCGATGCAAGAAAGTGGGCAATTAAAATTCATCAACAGACCAGATAGCGATTTCGGTTTTTCAAACGAACTTGGTTTTGATATTTTATATGTAGACGGACATACCGAAAAACAAATGTTACCGCATATTCAATACAAAGGAAAAACAATTGTTTTTTGTGCCGATTTATTAGCTACGGCCGGACATGTGCCTATTCCTTATGTAATGGGATATGACACGCGTCCACTTTTAACCATGAATGAAAAAACCAAATTCATGAATGAAGCTGCTGACCAAAATTATTTATTATGGTTGGAACACGATGCACACAACCCTATTGTAACTGTTGAAAAAACAGAAAAAGGCGTACGATTAAAAGAAACGTTGTCTTTGAACGATGTGTTATAA